Part of the Vigna unguiculata cultivar IT97K-499-35 chromosome 3, ASM411807v1, whole genome shotgun sequence genome, ctaaaatagtcactattataaataaaaaattataattggtcactaaattggtcactaattaattagagaccaatttagtaactaagtcattttggtagctaaaaccTAAGTAACTAatatttagtgatcaatttcctttggtagccaaaaccatgatatagctaattttaaaaaccaatttagtaaccaattataatttcttattcataatagtaattatttcagtaaccaataattttttactttgtaaattggaatctaaattagtcattatagtgactaacaacttttggtcactaaaattggttactaatgacacattttcttgtagtgtatgaTCTGAAGTAACATTTTCTAAGTGATcttgaaatatagaaaatgagaaaataaaaaaataaaaaatcacttaaaaatacTCTTCAAGTTGTGagaaaaattgtcaaaatttaattattaaaaaatatttttcctcgTTTAAAACATGAACATTTTCGATAATTTCACTCTGTCACAGGTGGGATTCTAGGGGCTTAAATGGCCACGGCAAAGTCATATTCAATGCTCTGGATAATCTCGTGAGTGAAACTGCCACAAAATATCTCGAACAAGGAGGGATTCATGATATAAAGAGTGGACTACAAGATCTAGTAATCATTCTAAGCTTAAGAGTTTAATTAGtgtattaaattacttttttaaccTACTGTCAGTAATTAATTAACATGAGAGTGTGTGTTACTTTTGTTAAGTGGTGTGAAACTTTCCTTTCGTGGCTCGAGGAAGCAAAGTGGAACAAGAAGGGACAGACACCAACAATTGATGAGTATCTGAAGAATGGCATGCTGTCTATTGCCATACACACCATGATTCTTCCAGCTTCATGTTTTCTGAATCCCAGTTTTGCAGACAACAATCTCAGACCACCTCAATATCAAACCATCACTAAACTACTAATGCTTATATGTCGTATATTAAATGATATACAGTCCTATAAGGTGGTTAGTTAATTAATaatcaatgataaaaaaatgtacttAACAGTTGCTATCAAAAACTAAGTCCTATTTCATGTGTATGCATGTGACAGAGGGAGACAGAAGAGGGAAAGTGGAACTTTCTTCAGCTCAGATTGATGATGAACCCTAATCTTAAAATGGAAGATTCAATTGCTGAGGGGAGAGAGATCATAGATGAAATGACGAAAGAGTTTCTCCAGCATGTTCTGGTTGATGGAGAAAGTAATTTGCCCAAGCCTTGCAAGATGCTGCATTTGACATGCTTGAAAGTTTTTCAGATGTTCTACAACTCTAGTAATGCTTTTGACTCTGATACACAACTGCTTCAGGATATTAGCAATGCTTTCTATCTTCCTCTTCGGAGAAACACAAAACCCTCCAACATTGATCTCTCTCAGCGTTATTCAGTGCCAAAAATTAAAGGTTCAACTACGCAGAAGCTACGGTTCGGTCGCTCCTTTAAACACATTAATACTTGTACAAGCTTTGGCCTGCATCAAGCAATTTCTCTACCTGTTTTAAGAAATGGTTATGGAATGATATCTGTTGATCCAAAATCCTATATACCGTTGTTGTTTGTGGCATCAATTGTCCCGTAATGGATCATGTGGCATTAATTGTCTTGTGATAAAAAACAAGTGAGTTGAGTCACGATCGAATTGTGATGTTTAGACTGTTACGATGAAATATGTACAATAATTCAATATGACTTAAATTCAATATgtacaataatatatttctttacattttttttaatggattATGGCTCAACGGTGAAAAAGGGAGCAAAACTCTTTTATTCATTACATTTGCAGGGTTACTTCGCATTTTAACAATATGATAGGTAGGTATTAGCTAATGGTAATGTAAGAGCAAAATCTTCATATGAGgtcacaacaaagaacacccaATATGATTATTATACAGATTTCTTATTTTGTAGAAGGTGGTGATTCTCCATTGAGAAAGGAAGTGAAGAACGCAAGTGAATTGCTTGGTTTAAAACAGGGAACTGCATGCCCAGCTCCTCGAAACGTTGCAAATGTAAGCCCCTCGTATTCTTCAAACCATCCACTAACCTGTTCCAAATCAAAACACAACATTAAAAACATAAGTAACATAAAATTTTTCTGTCAAAAGATTAAGCTTATTTGCTTTCATGATTTAATTACCTCATTTTCATGGTACCAAGGCCTCCATGATTTAGTGACAGACAAGGAAAGAGAGCTTAAACTGTATCTTGTGGACAACACTGGTACTCTACCATCTGTGTCTCCACTGAAACATTCAACAACACAACATGATGAAAAGAAGCTACCAAAAAATGCAGTAGCAACCACAATTCCATGAATACTGagactcatatatatatattttcaaattttacctGTAAACCCAAATCCTAAGTCCTGCTGAAATAAGCTTCTTGTAAATTGGAATAACAGATGGCTTTGAATCTGCCCAGTCATTGAATATCTTGTTGCTacatttgataattaaaaatcatttagcaaaagataaatatatgtacatataaaagattctatatatatttttggattAGTGCATTTCTAATACTGTGATGACAGAAAAGGGTTAAAAAGTTACTTGCAAATGGTCCAATTCTTTAGATTCTGACCATCACTGGCATGAAGAGCCTTCTGAACATCTGGTTTATTATAAAAAGCTTTAGCATAGTCATCAAGGCATGGATCATAGCCACCCAACATCCTAGGCATctagtcaaacaaaataaataggtTAGTGTGTCAGAAcacttatataaatatatataaatatatatatatatatatatatatatatatatatatttgctttgtttaaattaatgatttcaaattactcacaaaaataaatttatagtaCAGTGTAAGATACTTTGTTGACGCACCATTTTAGATGTTAGCTTCATGGAAGTTTGCATGGATTGATCGTCTGAACGTGCTGTGCTGGCAAAGCAGACAGAGGTGTAGAGACTGTAGATATCAATTTCATTGTATTGTCTGAGTACTTCATCCACAGCTTCACTACAATCTTCGTTACGCCATGGATCGGTGCTGTTAAAGTCACaacttgtttttattattttatgagtttCATCAGATATCACAGCATGGCTCCAAGCATAATCAACCAGCCCCATCCAGTCCTCAGCATCAGATGTTTCAGGGTTACCCAACTGCAAAATAATTTCCAAATAAGTTCACGTGAGACATCACCATGAAATTTGACATCTCAGACATCTCAGTTATGCTGATACTTCAAAGTTCAATTGCAAAAGATGAAAAGTGAAGAATTTTCCTTACAAATATCTCAGCTATTGAAAGTGGAAAATGATGTGGATAAGAGGCCTATTTTGAATTCCTGATGTTGAACTAAAATATAGAAATGCTAGACTAGATGggaaaataattttagtaaagGAAGATTCGTTGTGCCATGATTTTTATCAGCAATTTGTTTTGACTTTTAATTTATGTAGGACCATACCAGAATACCCTTGAGATCAATATAGAGAGAGGGGTCCTTGTTCCTATCATGGATGTGTTCAGCCAGCTCTGGTACATACTTTCCTGAAAATATCAATGATTAATTTCATTACAATAATTGACCAAAAAATGAGTTATGCAGAAAAAGGTGTTTCAGTTTCAATACCTGCATAACTCTCTCCTGCTATGTAAAACGCCCTCGTTCTGTATGATGGAAACTTTTGGAACCAGTTGTGGAGAAAAGAGTAAGCATCGTTCGCTGTCACAAATAATAGAAAGAGAAGAGACGAATTTGTCAGAGATCTGCTTTTTATGATTAAGTTTCAAACTATAGAAAATGTGACCCACATACTCAAGAAAATGGCATATTATATAGTGGTTGCTGCTCATTATGCAGCAGCAACATTATAAGATAAGTAATGACCTGTTAAATCATCTCCCAATTGGTCATAGTCACGGCTTGTATTTGAGTATGAAAAGCCAACTCCAACAGGAGATTCCAGGAATAACATGTTGGCTTCTGCAACATCACAGATACAATCATTTCTTACCACcaaataataagataaagtTTATTTGCTATAACATACTCTATACTAATGAATAATGTGAtaaaaaacagaaataaaaattaatcaattaataattatatatattgagGGGACCAATAATGGAGCTCTAGCTGTGGTTCaccatcaaaattttataatgttatagAACATGGTCTGAAAAGAAAGTGAGGTTGTGGCAGAAAGTGTGTGTATTTAGTAGTGGTCATCATCATCATACCTCTATTCCATGAGAAGTTATTAAATTTGAGGCCATGGCCATCAGTGTCCACTAAAAATGGACCAATCTCCTGTGTTGCTCCGTATCCCACAGAAGAGCACCCAGGACCTGTAGCATAAAATCATGTTGTCACCTAAGCAGAGAACATAAGCAACAACAAACACCAAATCAAAACCACAAGTGCCGTAAACTCTCTCTCATTAGCTGCCACCTATAATACTATCCACTCaaactaaacaaattaaaaatccaTATTGATAAGGACATGGCTTTCTCCTTAAACATGCAAATGACTCAAGTGATCCAAAAATGTCACAGATGTGACATATGTAGTTTCATAGTATGACCTTGTGACATGTTTGATGATAGATTGGAATGTTCCACACAGCAAATTAAAACACAAACATTAACTAATAACTATATTATCTGGTTTTACCTCCATTAAGCCAAAGCACCAATGGTTTCTCTTCTGGGTTGGTGATGGCCTCATAGAACCAGTAAAAGAGTGCTCTTCCATTGGTTTCATTGACTGTGACATATCCAGCATAGTGCTGGAAATTCACCTTGGGTTGGCCAGGTAGGTTAGTGACAAGATCAGCATTATAAGCAGAGCTCAAAATCCTGCCACCACCCCAATATTGACTATGTctagaagaaaatgaaagagcAGGTTTATAAGATAGGAAAAGTAAAAGCAGAAAGGTGTGTAAAGTAGTCATGTTATGAGCAGCAGAAGAGAGTGAgagaaattattttgaataagaTTTGTTGGAGGAGAAAGAGAGTTGCATGTGTATTTATAATGAGTGATGAAGGAGAAATTTTCAATACCTACCTGGCAACATCTTTATCTCAGTCTCCTTTTTGCTTCTTGTTGGATTAAGATGCTATATATGACGTCTCTCATGGATTTTGAGTAGCTTCTAGATCATATTCATGCATGGAACAAGAGTGAGTG contains:
- the LOC114177347 gene encoding serine carboxypeptidase-like 31, translated to MTTLHTFLLLLFLSYKPALSFSSRHSQYWGGGRILSSAYNADLVTNLPGQPKVNFQHYAGYVTVNETNGRALFYWFYEAITNPEEKPLVLWLNGGPGCSSVGYGATQEIGPFLVDTDGHGLKFNNFSWNREANMLFLESPVGVGFSYSNTSRDYDQLGDDLTANDAYSFLHNWFQKFPSYRTRAFYIAGESYAGKYVPELAEHIHDRNKDPSLYIDLKGILLGNPETSDAEDWMGLVDYAWSHAVISDETHKIIKTSCDFNSTDPWRNEDCSEAVDEVLRQYNEIDIYSLYTSVCFASTARSDDQSMQTSMKLTSKMMPRMLGGYDPCLDDYAKAFYNKPDVQKALHASDGQNLKNWTICNNKIFNDWADSKPSVIPIYKKLISAGLRIWVYSGDTDGRVPVLSTRYSLSSLSLSVTKSWRPWYHENEVSGWFEEYEGLTFATFRGAGHAVPCFKPSNSLAFFTSFLNGESPPSTK